A single region of the Polymorphum gilvum SL003B-26A1 genome encodes:
- a CDS encoding GntR family transcriptional regulator: protein MPERTEDTTARVPRTRTEDIRLQLADEIVRGELAPGTQLDEMGLATRFRVSRTPIREALRLLETSGLVELKPHRGCFVASLSAEKLEELFVAMAELEAVCAGLAAVNMTPDERKALEVLLDAMAEPMRAGDPQRYHELNERFHNAIYDGSHNGHLAGLTLATRIRLAPFRRAQFRTLGRLARSQEEHARIVDAILRGDRKGATDVMRAHIDTVRISFETYVHQR, encoded by the coding sequence ATGCCGGAGCGAACCGAGGACACAACGGCCCGCGTGCCCCGCACCCGGACGGAAGACATCCGCCTCCAGCTTGCCGACGAAATCGTCAGGGGCGAGCTCGCTCCCGGCACGCAGCTGGACGAAATGGGCCTCGCTACCCGCTTCAGGGTATCGCGCACGCCGATCCGCGAGGCCCTGCGCCTGCTGGAGACGAGCGGCCTCGTCGAACTGAAGCCCCATCGCGGCTGCTTCGTCGCCAGCCTGTCGGCCGAGAAGCTGGAAGAGCTGTTCGTCGCCATGGCGGAACTCGAAGCGGTCTGTGCCGGCCTTGCCGCCGTCAACATGACCCCGGACGAGCGCAAGGCCCTGGAAGTGCTGCTCGACGCCATGGCCGAACCGATGCGGGCGGGCGACCCGCAACGCTATCACGAACTCAACGAGCGCTTTCACAACGCCATCTATGACGGCAGTCACAACGGCCATCTGGCGGGCCTCACCCTGGCCACGCGCATCCGCCTGGCGCCGTTCCGCCGTGCCCAGTTCCGAACCCTCGGTCGCCTCGCCCGCTCGCAGGAGGAACACGCCCGCATCGTCGATGCCATCCTGCGCGGCGACCGGAAGGGCGCCACCGACGTGATGCGCGCCCATATCGACACGGTCCGGATCTCGTTCGAGACCTATGTCCACCAACGCTAG